One window from the genome of Candidatus Saccharibacteria bacterium encodes:
- a CDS encoding S-adenosylmethionine decarboxylase: MKDLAPDIYRQRLVLEGYPSKTVEDNDIKDYLSRLSDVLDMHTLLSPVTHRSDKFGWAGWIHWETSGAHFYAWEQPRLFFSVDIYTCKPFLVESAVQFTGQYFDTTRIEVKEF, encoded by the coding sequence ATGAAAGATTTAGCGCCAGATATTTATAGACAGAGGTTGGTTTTAGAGGGATATCCCTCCAAAACCGTTGAGGATAATGATATAAAGGATTATTTATCAAGACTATCTGATGTCTTGGATATGCATACTTTATTGAGTCCAGTTACACATAGATCAGACAAATTTGGATGGGCTGGTTGGATTCATTGGGAGACTTCAGGAGCCCATTTTTATGCGTGGGAGCAGCCTAGGCTATTTTTCAGTGTAGATATATATACATGTAAACCCTTTTTAGTAGAAAGTGCAGTTCAGTTTACGGGTCAATACTTTGATACAACTAGAATAGAAGTTAAGGAATTTTAG